The nucleotide window TTCCGCGCTTTCAGGTCAGACTTTCGGCCGACTCGGGCACCGAGTGTCGTGACGACGTCACCGTGCGGTCAGTTCCTCGGCGCGGGCGAGCAGGGCCCGCCGCTCCGGCTCGGAGTGTGCCGCCGCGGCCGCCTGTTCGAAGAGGACCACGGCGCGGTCGGCGCGGCCCGCGCGTGCGGTCAGGTCGGCCTCGGCGGCCACCGCGTACGGGTACCCGTCCAGAGCGCCGCCGGCGCGGGCCTCGGCGAGCAGCACGAGCCCGGCGTCCGGGCCGTGCGCGTACCCGTGCGCCACCGCCCGGTTCAGCGCGACCACCGGCGAGGGCAGCAGCCGCGCCAGCTCGTCGTAGAGCGCGGCGATCGCCGGCCAGTCGGCCGGGTCGCGGACGTGGCAGGCGGCGATCCGCGCCTGTAGCGCGTACTGGCCGCCCGTGGCCGGCAGCAGCGCGAGCGCCTCGGCGATGGCCGCGTGATCCCAGCGGGACCGGTCCTGCCGGTCCAGCGTGCGCAGCTCGCCCGCGTCGTCGCGCCGCGCGGCGCGGCGCGAGTGCTGGAGCAGGAACAGCGCCAGCAGCGCCCGGATCTCCGGATCGCCGGGCATGAGCCGGTCCAGCAGCCGGGCGAGCCGGATCGCCTCCTCCGCGAAGGCGGGCTCGCCGTCCGCGTCGTAGCCCCGGGTGAAAAGCAGGTAGAGCACCGCAAGCACGCCGGGCAGCCGCTCGGTCAGCGCGGCGCCGGCCGGCACCCGGTACGGGATGCCAGCGTCGGCGATCCTCGTCTTCGCCCGGGTCAGCCGCCGGGTCATGGTGGACTCGGTGACAAGGAAGGCCCGCGCGATGTCGCCGGTCGGCACGCCGGCGATGGTCCGCAGCGTCAGCGCGACCCGCGCCTCGAGCGGCAGCGCGGGATGGCAGCAGGTGAAGATCAGCCGCAACCGGTCGTCCACCACGCCCTCCCCCGCCGCCGCCTCGGGCGCGGGCGACAGCCGCGCCAGCTCCTCGAGCTTGCGGCGTTCGACGGTCGCGCGCCGCAGCACGTCGATCGCGCGGTTGCGCGCGACCGTCATCAGCCACCCGCCCGGGTTCGCCGGCACCCCGTCCCGCGGCCAGCGTTCCAGGGCGAGCGCCAGCGCCTCCTGTGCGCAGTCCTCCGCCAGGGTCCAGTCGCCGGTGATCCGGATCAACGCGGCGACGATCCGCGGGCGCGCCTCCGCGCCCGCCTCGGCGACCGCCCGCCCGGCGCTCATCGCGTCACGCGAACGGGCGCAGCTCGACGCGGCCGTTCCAGGCCATCGGGTGTGCCCGGGCGATCTCGATCGCCTCGTCCAGGTCGGCGCACTCGAGGATGTCGAAGCCCACGATCACCTCCTTGGTCTCGGCGAACGGCCCGTCGGAGAGGAGCAGTTCGCCGCCGCGTACCCGGACCGTGGTGGCCGCGGCCGGCGAGGCGAGCTCGTTGCCCTGCAACCGGCGCCCCGCCGCGTCGTTCTCCGCCACCCACGCGTGGATGTCGGGCACCTGGGACTCGTCGGCCTCCGGCTCGGTGTCGGTGCAGACGAACATCATGTACTTCATCTCAGCGCTCCCTTGTTTCGTGATCTCAGCACCGTGACGAACGGGCGACGGGGTTCCGGACAACTCTCGATGTGTCGCGGCTCACCATCGTCCCCGACGGCCGACGGGGAGAGGCGATCATGAGACGCCGACGTTATGATGGCGGGACCCGGTCGAGAGGCGCTGCGACGGACTCCTTGTCCGCCACGCTCGGCCGCGGGCCAAAAGACGTAAGGGCGCCTCCTTAAGAGGGGGTGCCCTTCTTCATGTCCGATCGACTTCAGCGGATCAACGGTCTCGACTTCGCCGTCGCCGACCTGTCCCTGGCCGGCTTCGGCCGGCACCAGATGCGCCTCGCCGAGCACGAGATGCCGGGCCTCATGGCCATCCGCGCCGAGTACGCGCAGGCTCAGCCGCTGCGCGGCGCGCGCATCGCCGGCTCGCTGCACATGACCATCCAGACCGCCGTGCTGATCGAGACGCTCGTCGCGCTCGGCGCGCAGGTGCGCTGGGTCTCCTGCAACATCTTCTCGACGCAGGACGAGGCCGCCGCGGCGATCGTCGTCGGCCCCGAGGGCACGGTCGAGGCGCCCACCGGCACCCCGGTCTTCGCCTGGAAGGGCGAGACGCTCGAGGAGTACTGGTGGTGCACCGAGCAGCTGTTCGACTTCGGTGACGGCCTCGGCCCGAACATGATCCTGGACGACGGCGGCGACGCCACCCTGCTGGTGCACAAGGGCGTCGAGTTCGAGAAGGCCGGCGCGGTCCCCGCGACGACCGCCGAGGACAACCACGAATACACGATCATCCTCGACACGCTGCGCCGCAGCCTGGCCTCGGACAGCGGGCGCTTCACCAAGATCGCCGCCGAGATCCGCGGCGTCACCGAGGAGACCACCACGGGCGTGGCCCGGCTCTACAAGTTCGCCAAGACCGGCGAGCTGCTCTTCCCGGCGATCAACGTCAACGACGCGGTCACCAAGAGCAAGTTCGACAACAAGTACGGCATCCGCCACTCGCTCGTCGACGGCCTCAACCGCGCCACCGACGTCATGCTGGGCGGCAAGCTCGCCGTGGTCTGCGGCTACGGCGACGTCGGCAAGGGCTCGGCCGAGACGCTGCGCGGCCAGGGCGCCCGCGTCGTGGTGACCGAGATCGACCCGATCTGCGCGTTGCAGGCGGCGATGGACGGCATGCAGGTCGTGCGGCTCGAGGACGTGGTCTCCCAGGCCGACATTTTCATCACCACCACCGGCGGCACGGACATCATCACCGTCGACCACATGGCCAAGATGAAGCACAACGCGATCGTCGGCAACGTCGGCCACTTCGACGACGAGATCGACATGGCCGGGCTGGCCAAGGTCGAGGGCATCAAGAAGGTCGAGGTCAAGCCGCAGGTGCACGAGTGGCACTTCCCGGACGGGCACGCGATCCTCGTGCTCTCCGAGGGCCGCCTGATGAACCTGGGCAACGCCACCGGGCACCCGAGCTTCGTGATGTCCAACTCGTTCAGCAACCAGGTCATCGCGCAGATCGAGCTCTGGGTCAAGCCGGGCGAGTACGAGAAGCAGGTCTACGTGCTCCCGAAGCACCTGGACGAGAAGGTGGCCCGCCTGCACCTCGACGCGCTGGGCGTGCGGCTGACCGAGCTGACCAAGCGGCAGGCCGAGTACCTCGGCGTCGCGGTCGAGGGCCCGTTCAAGCCGGACCACTACCGCTACTGATCCACCGCGGCCCAGGTCACCCGGAACCCGGGTGACCTGGGTCTTTCAGTGCCGCCGCCGCGCGCAGGACCGCCGTCCGCGGGCTGGTCAGGACCGGTGTCGGCAGGTCGGCAAGGAGATCGGCCGCGGGCGCCATGCTGGCCTGCGCCAGGACGATCACGTCCGCGGTGAGGCCGCGGCAGTGCGCCGCCACCCGCCGCGCGTAGCCCGCCAGGTCGCCGGCCGCGAAGAGCGCCCAGGCGTCCAGGCAGGGCGCGTCCACGATCTCCACCGGGCCCGCCGCGCACTCCAGCAGGAGCGCGCGGGTCGGCGCGAGCGTCGACTCCACCGTGGCGACAACGGCGATGCGCCCGCCGATCGCGACGGCCGCCTCGGCCATCGGGCGGTCCAGCCGCAGCACCGGCACCCCGGCGCCGACCCGTTCCGTCTGCCCGCCGATCGTCGAGCACGTGCACACCACCAGGTCCGCCCCGGAGTCGGCAAGCGAGCGCAGCCGCTCGGCGATCCGGGAATCGACGCCGGGCGCCGCGGCGTCGGCCAGCAGCCGCTCGTCGACGACATGCAGGTCGCGCACGCCCGGCGCCAGCTCCGCGACCAGGCCGCGGAAGGTGGGCACGTGCGCTTCGGCGGTGTGCAGGAACCCGATGGTGGTCACGCCGCAAGTCTGCCGCACCGCGTCAGACCTGGCGGAACTCGATGCCCAGCAGGCTCGCGGCCGCCCGGTAGTCCGCCGCGCGGTGGTCCAGCGACAGCGACCAGTGGTGGCCGACCCCGGAGGCGCTCCAGTCGTCCACCCACTCGCCCGGGTCGCGGCCGAAGTCGACCCGGCTCGTCGTGTTGCCGATCGCCAGCAGCGGCCCCGGCACGACCGCGCCCTCGGCGGCGATGAACGACAGCGAGCCGTCCCGGTCCTGGCCGAGCCCCAGCAGCGTGACCGGGCCGGGCCGCACGTCGGCCTCGACGCTGACGCCCCAGCCGCGCTTGCCGTGGAAGACGCCGAGGCCGCGCAGCAGCGGGTCCCGGGCGCCGAGCGCCAGGTGCGCCGGGCCGTCGTGGCCCATCTCCACCACGTCGTCCTCGAAGTTCAGCGCCTGGAGCTCGCAGAACGTGCCACCGGCCCCGGCGGCCTGCGTCGCCAGCTGCGCCACCGTCGTACGCAGCTCGTACTCGCCGGAGGCCGGTATGCCCCGGGCGGTGAGCAGCGACGCCCCGAGGATCATCCCCGCGGCGAGCCGCTCGTGCTGCTCGCCGTCGAGCCCGCGGTGGTAGTAGGCGAGGCTGTCCAGCTCGAAGTCCTCCACCAGCCGGTCCAGCGCCACCGAGACCGTCGCGCCCCAGGCGAAGTCCTCCTCCCGCACCGTCTCGTCGAGGGTGAAGACCTCCCGGGCCAGGTCAACCCGCGCCTTGATCTCCGGTTCGGTGACCTTCTCGACCCGCTGCCGCAGGTCGTCGAACTCGAGCACCTCGACGTGCGAGCCGAACGTCGCCGGCAGCAGCGTCAGGTCGGTCGAGACGTCGAGCATCCCCGGGTACAGGTGGCCCATGAGGCCGTGCCGCGCGTGCCGCAGCGCCGCGCGGACGTGCGCGGCGCGGATCCACCGCCCGATCCGCCGCCAGGCCGACTCCTGCCGCAGCCAGCCGGAGACCGACCGGAATTCGATGCCGGCCCGGCGGAACGTGTTGCCCATCTCGGGCACCGGGCACTGCCCGCAGTACGCCAGCCAGGCGCCGGTGTCGAACGACGCGTGATCCATCTTCTCGGTCGGTTGCAGGTCGATGACCAGCACCGGCGTGTTCGCCCGCCGGGCGATCGGCAGCACCATCGACGCGGTCAGGTACGTCGTCAGGAACAGCACGATGAGGTCGCAGTCCGCCCGCCGCAGCTCCTCGGCCGCGGCCGCGCCCTCCTGCGCGTCCGAGATGAAGCCGACGTCGGTCACCTCGGCGTCCATGTCCTTCAGCCGCTGCGAGACGTAGCGGGCGGACTCCTGCAACTGCGGCAACAGGCCGGGGAACTGCGGCCAGTACGTGCCGAGCCCGCCGGCGACCAGGCCGATGCGGGTACGGCGGCGCCTCCGCTCGGGTAATAGTTCGATCATTTGCCGGCCTCCGTGAGGATGACGTGCAGGCGGCGCGGGCCGTGTACGCCCTCGACGCGGTTGAGTTCGATGTCGCTGGTCGCGGACGGGCCGCTGATCCAGGTGAGCGGCCGGCGCGGGTCGAGCCGGGCTAAGGCTTCCGGCACCGAGGCCACCACCTGGTCCGCGCGGACCACGCAGATGTGCAGGTCGGGCAGGAGCGAGATGATCCGGCGGCCCTGGTCGGGCGAGCCGTCCAGGACGATCGTGCCGGTCTCGGCGACGGCGACGGTGGCGGCGGTGAGCACGCCGCCGGCGACCGCCAGCGTGTCCGCGCTCAGGCCGTCGTCGGGCAGCACCTCGACCGAGGCGGGCAGCCAGGCGGGGTCGATGCCGGGCGGCACGATCAGCGGCCCGGGCGCCAGGCCGGCCACGGTCTTCGCGATCGCGACGCCGCGGTGCACGACGGCCTTGTAGTCCTCCAGCCGGCGCACGAGCAGGTCGAGGTCGGCCGGGCCCCCGCCGCGGGAGTACCCGCGCGGTATCTCGGCCGCCGCGTTCGCCGCGCCGTCACCGAGCGCGGCCCGGATCCGCCCCAGCACGACATCCCGGCCGCTCATGCCATCGCCTCCGCTGGCGCTCCGGCGATGACATTCGTCGGGCGCCGAGTTGATGATTCGCTCGCAAGCTCGCTCATCGCTTGGCCCACCAGTCGCGGAAGGTCTCCGGTGGTGGCGGTGGCAGGTCCCGGCTCGCGGTCCAGCCGTTGAACGGCCGTGGCAGGCGCCGGCCGGCGAATCGGCTGAGCCGCGCGGCATGCTGCGCGGCCGCGAACAGCCGCGGGTGGTCCATCGTGTACGCCGCGGCGGCCATCGCGATTGACTCCGGCGTCGGCCGCCGCCTCGCCCGCACGTGCTCGCCGCGCAGATGCACCAGGATCGACGGGATGTCGATCTTCACCGGGCAGGCGTCGAAGCAGGCACCGCAGAGCGACGACGCGTACGGCAGGGAGGCGTTGTCCTCCACCCCGGTGAGCTGCGGCGACAGCACCGCGCCGATCGGACCCGGATACACCGACCCGTACGCGTGCCCGCCGGTCCGCTCGTACACCGGGCAGACGTTCAGGCAGGCCGAGCACCGGATGCAGTGCAGCGCCTGCCGCCCGACCTCGTCGGCGAGCACCGCGCTGCGACCGTTGTCGAGCAGCACGAGGTGGAAGCTCTGCGGCCCGTCGCCGGGCGTCACCCCGGTCCACATCGACGTGTACGGGTTCATCCGCTCGCCGGTCGACGCCCGCGGCAGCAGCTGGAGGAAGACCTCGAGGTCCCGCCAGGTCGGCACGAGCTTCTCGACGCCCATCACGGTGATCAGGGTCTCGGGCAGGGTCAGGCACATCCGCCCGTTGCCCTCCGACTCCAGCACCACAAGCGTCCCGGTCTCGGCGATCGCGAAGTTCGCGCCGGACACCGCGACCCGGGTGCGCAGGAACGTCTCGCGCAGGTAGCGCCGGGCGGCCGCGGCCAGCACCGCCGGTTCGTCGGTGAGCGCCGGGTCGACGCCCGGCATCTCGCGCAGGAAGATCTCACGGATCTCGGCGCGGTTGCGGTGGATCGCCGGCACCAGGATGTGGCTGGGCCGGTCGTGTCCGAGCTGGACGATCAGCTCGGCCAGGTCCGTCTCGACCGCCTCGATCCCGGCCGCCTCCAGCGCCTCGTTGAGCCCGATCTCCTGGGTCGCCATCGACTTGACCTTGATGACCCGGTCGTGGCCGGTGGCCCGGACCAGCTCGGTGACGATCCGGTTGGCCTCGTTGGCGTCCGCGGCCCAGTGCACGACCCCGCCGGCCCGGGTGACGTTCTCCTCCAGTTGGAGCAGCAGCTCCGGCAGCCGGGCCATGGTGTCCGCCTTCAGGGCCGACCCGGCCGAGCGCAGCTCCTGCCAGTCGGGCAGCTCGGCGATGACCGCGCCGGACTTCGCGCGGATCGTGGCGGTGGCATGCCCGAGGTTGCGGCGCAGCTGTTCGTTGCCCAGCGCCTTGCGGGCGGCCGCCGGGAACGGCTCCTCGCCGCGCAGGTTCCCGACGCCGCGCGGCGCCGTTGCCGGCATGCCCAGGAAGGTGGTCATGGTTCCTCCGTAGCCGCGAGGATCTCCGCGAGGTGCACCGTCCGGACCTCGGCGCCGAGCCGGGACAGCCCGCCGCCGATGTGCATCAGGCAGGACGAGTCGCCGGCGGCGCAGACCTCCGCGCCGGTGTCGAGCACGTGCCGCATCTTGTCGGCGAGCATGGCGGCCGAGGTGTCCGCGTTCTTCAGCGCGAACGTGCCGCCGAAGCCGCAGCACTGCTCGGCCGCGGGCAGCTCGACCAGCTCCAGCCCGCGCACGCCGCGCAGCAGCCGCAGCGGCCGGTCGCCGACCCGGAGCATCCGCAGCGAATGACAGGTCGGGTGGTACGTGACGCGGTGCGGGTAGTACGCGCCGACGTCGGTGACCCCGAGCACGTCGACGAGCAGCTCGGACAGCTCGTAGGTCCGCGCGGCGACCTCCTCGGCGCGGGCCGCCAGCCCGCCGTCGCCCGCGGACCGGGCCAGCGCCGCGTGCTGGTGCCGCACCGAGCCGACACACGACCCGGAGGGCGCGACCACCACGTCGTACGGTGCGAAGGTCCGCACGTGCCGCCGGACCAGCGGCAGCGCGTCGCGGGAGTATCCGGTGTTGATGTGCATCTGCCCGCAGCACGTCTGCCCGGCCGGGAAGACCACCTCGTGGCCGAGGCGCTCCAGCAGGCGCACGGTCGCCTTGGCCGCGGCCGGGAACATCGTGTCCGCCAGGCAGGTCACGAACAAGGCGATGCGCATGTCAGGCCTCCAACCGCCGCTCGGCCGACCGCCACGCCGCCGCGTCGCCGCGCGGCTCGTAACGCACGATCTGCTGAGTCTCCCGCAGGACGGCCCGCAATGCCGGGAGGCCGCCGCCGATCGCACCGGCCGCCCGGGCCTGCACGAGCACGTTGCCCAGCGCGGTGGCCTCGACCGGGCCGGCCAGCACGGGCAGCCCGCAGGCGTCGGCGGTGAGCCGGCAGAGCAGCTCGTTGCGGGCGCCGCCGCCGACGATGTGCACGGCGTCCACGTGCCGGCCGGAGAGCTCCTGCGCCTGGCGCACCGCACGCCGATGTGCGAGCGCCAGGCTGTCCAGGATGCACCGGACGACCTCGGCCGGCGACGAGAACGCGCTGCGTCCGCTCGCCGCGGTGAGCCGGCCGACCATGTCACCCGGCGCCAGGAACACCGGGTCGTCGAGGTCGACGACGGCGCCGAAGGCGGGCTCGGCGGCGGCCTCGCGGAGCAGCGCCGGCAGGTCCGGCGAGCCCCACTCCCGCAGGCACTCCTGGAGGGGCCAGAGCCCCATCACGTTGCGCAGGTAGCGCACGGTCCCGTCGACACCGCCCTCGTTTGTGAAGTTGGCCAGCCGGGACGCCTCGGTCAGCACCGGCGCGGGCAGCTCGACGCCGACCAGCGACCACGTGCCGCAGGAGATGTAGGCGAAGTCCGGGCCGGCGGCGGGTACGCCGACCACCGCCGAGGCCGTGTCGTGCGAGCCGACGGCGATGACGTCGGGCGTGCCGATGCCGATCGCAGGCAGCACCGGGCCGATGACCGTTCCCGGCGACCGCAGCGGCGGGAACAGGGCGGGCGGGATGCCGAGCGAGGCCATCAGCTCGCCGGCCCAGGCGCCCGCGCCCAGGTCCAGCAGCTGCGTCGTGGAGGCGTTGGTGAACTCGGCGCCCGCCTCGCCGGTCAGCCAGTACGCGAGCAGGTCCGGAATCAGCAGCAGCCGCCGCGCCGCCTCCAGCTGCGGTGTCCCCGCCGCCGCCACCAGCTGGTAGATCGTGTTGAACGGCTGCCGTTGCAGGCCGGTCAGCGCGTACAGCTTGTCCTCGCCGAGCAGGGCGCCGACCCGCTCCGGCACGCCGTCGGTGCGGCTGTCCCGGTAGTGCACCGGATTGCCGAGCAGCGATCCGGTCGCGTCCAGCAGCCCGTAGTCCACCGCCCAC belongs to Amorphoplanes digitatis and includes:
- a CDS encoding RNA polymerase sigma factor, with protein sequence MSAGRAVAEAGAEARPRIVAALIRITGDWTLAEDCAQEALALALERWPRDGVPANPGGWLMTVARNRAIDVLRRATVERRKLEELARLSPAPEAAAGEGVVDDRLRLIFTCCHPALPLEARVALTLRTIAGVPTGDIARAFLVTESTMTRRLTRAKTRIADAGIPYRVPAGAALTERLPGVLAVLYLLFTRGYDADGEPAFAEEAIRLARLLDRLMPGDPEIRALLALFLLQHSRRAARRDDAGELRTLDRQDRSRWDHAAIAEALALLPATGGQYALQARIAACHVRDPADWPAIAALYDELARLLPSPVVALNRAVAHGYAHGPDAGLVLLAEARAGGALDGYPYAVAAEADLTARAGRADRAVVLFEQAAAAAHSEPERRALLARAEELTAR
- a CDS encoding YciI family protein, encoding MKYMMFVCTDTEPEADESQVPDIHAWVAENDAAGRRLQGNELASPAAATTVRVRGGELLLSDGPFAETKEVIVGFDILECADLDEAIEIARAHPMAWNGRVELRPFA
- the ahcY gene encoding adenosylhomocysteinase encodes the protein MSDRLQRINGLDFAVADLSLAGFGRHQMRLAEHEMPGLMAIRAEYAQAQPLRGARIAGSLHMTIQTAVLIETLVALGAQVRWVSCNIFSTQDEAAAAIVVGPEGTVEAPTGTPVFAWKGETLEEYWWCTEQLFDFGDGLGPNMILDDGGDATLLVHKGVEFEKAGAVPATTAEDNHEYTIILDTLRRSLASDSGRFTKIAAEIRGVTEETTTGVARLYKFAKTGELLFPAINVNDAVTKSKFDNKYGIRHSLVDGLNRATDVMLGGKLAVVCGYGDVGKGSAETLRGQGARVVVTEIDPICALQAAMDGMQVVRLEDVVSQADIFITTTGGTDIITVDHMAKMKHNAIVGNVGHFDDEIDMAGLAKVEGIKKVEVKPQVHEWHFPDGHAILVLSEGRLMNLGNATGHPSFVMSNSFSNQVIAQIELWVKPGEYEKQVYVLPKHLDEKVARLHLDALGVRLTELTKRQAEYLGVAVEGPFKPDHYRY
- a CDS encoding aspartate/glutamate racemase family protein, coding for MTTIGFLHTAEAHVPTFRGLVAELAPGVRDLHVVDERLLADAAAPGVDSRIAERLRSLADSGADLVVCTCSTIGGQTERVGAGVPVLRLDRPMAEAAVAIGGRIAVVATVESTLAPTRALLLECAAGPVEIVDAPCLDAWALFAAGDLAGYARRVAAHCRGLTADVIVLAQASMAPAADLLADLPTPVLTSPRTAVLRAAAALKDPGHPGSG
- a CDS encoding L-fucose/L-arabinose isomerase family protein → MIELLPERRRRRTRIGLVAGGLGTYWPQFPGLLPQLQESARYVSQRLKDMDAEVTDVGFISDAQEGAAAAEELRRADCDLIVLFLTTYLTASMVLPIARRANTPVLVIDLQPTEKMDHASFDTGAWLAYCGQCPVPEMGNTFRRAGIEFRSVSGWLRQESAWRRIGRWIRAAHVRAALRHARHGLMGHLYPGMLDVSTDLTLLPATFGSHVEVLEFDDLRQRVEKVTEPEIKARVDLAREVFTLDETVREEDFAWGATVSVALDRLVEDFELDSLAYYHRGLDGEQHERLAAGMILGASLLTARGIPASGEYELRTTVAQLATQAAGAGGTFCELQALNFEDDVVEMGHDGPAHLALGARDPLLRGLGVFHGKRGWGVSVEADVRPGPVTLLGLGQDRDGSLSFIAAEGAVVPGPLLAIGNTTSRVDFGRDPGEWVDDWSASGVGHHWSLSLDHRAADYRAAASLLGIEFRQV
- a CDS encoding LutC/YkgG family protein — its product is MSGRDVVLGRIRAALGDGAANAAAEIPRGYSRGGGPADLDLLVRRLEDYKAVVHRGVAIAKTVAGLAPGPLIVPPGIDPAWLPASVEVLPDDGLSADTLAVAGGVLTAATVAVAETGTIVLDGSPDQGRRIISLLPDLHICVVRADQVVASVPEALARLDPRRPLTWISGPSATSDIELNRVEGVHGPRRLHVILTEAGK
- a CDS encoding LutB/LldF family L-lactate oxidation iron-sulfur protein — protein: MTTFLGMPATAPRGVGNLRGEEPFPAAARKALGNEQLRRNLGHATATIRAKSGAVIAELPDWQELRSAGSALKADTMARLPELLLQLEENVTRAGGVVHWAADANEANRIVTELVRATGHDRVIKVKSMATQEIGLNEALEAAGIEAVETDLAELIVQLGHDRPSHILVPAIHRNRAEIREIFLREMPGVDPALTDEPAVLAAAARRYLRETFLRTRVAVSGANFAIAETGTLVVLESEGNGRMCLTLPETLITVMGVEKLVPTWRDLEVFLQLLPRASTGERMNPYTSMWTGVTPGDGPQSFHLVLLDNGRSAVLADEVGRQALHCIRCSACLNVCPVYERTGGHAYGSVYPGPIGAVLSPQLTGVEDNASLPYASSLCGACFDACPVKIDIPSILVHLRGEHVRARRRPTPESIAMAAAAYTMDHPRLFAAAQHAARLSRFAGRRLPRPFNGWTASRDLPPPPPETFRDWWAKR
- a CDS encoding (Fe-S)-binding protein — its product is MRIALFVTCLADTMFPAAAKATVRLLERLGHEVVFPAGQTCCGQMHINTGYSRDALPLVRRHVRTFAPYDVVVAPSGSCVGSVRHQHAALARSAGDGGLAARAEEVAARTYELSELLVDVLGVTDVGAYYPHRVTYHPTCHSLRMLRVGDRPLRLLRGVRGLELVELPAAEQCCGFGGTFALKNADTSAAMLADKMRHVLDTGAEVCAAGDSSCLMHIGGGLSRLGAEVRTVHLAEILAATEEP
- a CDS encoding rhamnulokinase, with translation MSTFAAVDLGASSGRVMVGRVEAGAVSLAAVNRFANEPVRVGGTLHWDILALYRGVLDGLRRAGTVDGIGIDSWAVDYGLLDATGSLLGNPVHYRDSRTDGVPERVGALLGEDKLYALTGLQRQPFNTIYQLVAAAGTPQLEAARRLLLIPDLLAYWLTGEAGAEFTNASTTQLLDLGAGAWAGELMASLGIPPALFPPLRSPGTVIGPVLPAIGIGTPDVIAVGSHDTASAVVGVPAAGPDFAYISCGTWSLVGVELPAPVLTEASRLANFTNEGGVDGTVRYLRNVMGLWPLQECLREWGSPDLPALLREAAAEPAFGAVVDLDDPVFLAPGDMVGRLTAASGRSAFSSPAEVVRCILDSLALAHRRAVRQAQELSGRHVDAVHIVGGGARNELLCRLTADACGLPVLAGPVEATALGNVLVQARAAGAIGGGLPALRAVLRETQQIVRYEPRGDAAAWRSAERRLEA